In a single window of the Nodularia spumigena CCY9414 genome:
- a CDS encoding UbiD family decarboxylase, protein MARDLRGFIKILEERGQLKRISALVDPEFEIAEICNRMLQKGGPGLLFENVKGASFPVAVNLMGTVERICWAMNMQHPEELETLGKKLGMLQQPKPPKKISQAIDFGKVLFDVVKAKPGRDFFPACQQVVLQGDDLDLNKLPLIRPYINDAGKIITLGLVITKDCETGTPNVGVYRLQLQSKNTMTVHWLSVRGGARHLRKAAECGKKLEVAIALGVDPLIIMAAATPIPVDLSEWLFAGLYGGSGVNLAKCKTVDLEVPADSEFVLEGTITPGEVLPDGPFGDHMGYYGGVEDSPLVRFGCMTHRKDPIYLTTFSGRPPKEEAMMAIALNRIYTPILRQQVSEIVDFFLPMEALSYKAAIISIDKAYPGQARRAALAFWSALPQFTYTKFVIVVDKDINIRDPRQVVWAISSKVDPSRDVFILPNTPFDTLDFASEKIGLGGRMGIDATTKIPPETDHEWGSPLESDPDIAAMVDKRWAEYGLADLKLGEVDPNLFGYDMR, encoded by the coding sequence ATGGCAAGAGACTTAAGAGGATTCATCAAAATTCTGGAAGAAAGAGGACAATTAAAGAGAATTTCAGCTTTAGTTGACCCAGAATTTGAAATTGCAGAAATTTGCAACCGGATGCTGCAAAAAGGTGGTCCAGGGTTACTATTTGAAAACGTCAAGGGTGCATCGTTCCCGGTGGCGGTTAACTTGATGGGAACTGTGGAAAGGATATGCTGGGCAATGAATATGCAGCATCCAGAGGAATTAGAGACTTTGGGTAAAAAGTTGGGTATGCTGCAACAACCAAAACCACCGAAAAAGATTTCCCAAGCTATAGATTTTGGGAAAGTGCTGTTTGATGTGGTGAAGGCTAAACCAGGAAGAGATTTTTTCCCAGCTTGTCAGCAAGTGGTGCTTCAAGGTGATGATTTGGATTTGAATAAGTTACCTTTGATTCGTCCTTACATAAATGATGCTGGTAAGATTATCACTCTGGGTTTGGTAATTACTAAGGATTGTGAGACGGGTACGCCTAATGTGGGTGTGTATCGCTTGCAACTGCAATCTAAAAATACCATGACTGTTCACTGGTTATCTGTGCGGGGTGGGGCGAGACATTTACGCAAAGCTGCTGAATGTGGTAAAAAGTTAGAAGTTGCGATCGCCCTGGGTGTAGATCCTTTAATTATCATGGCAGCTGCGACTCCCATTCCGGTAGATTTATCAGAATGGTTATTTGCTGGACTGTATGGCGGTTCCGGTGTAAATTTAGCCAAGTGTAAAACCGTAGATTTGGAAGTTCCCGCAGATTCCGAGTTTGTTTTAGAAGGGACAATCACACCAGGGGAAGTCTTACCAGATGGTCCTTTTGGTGATCACATGGGTTATTATGGGGGTGTGGAAGATTCGCCATTGGTGCGCTTCGGGTGTATGACTCACCGCAAAGATCCCATTTATTTAACCACATTTAGCGGTCGTCCACCTAAAGAAGAAGCGATGATGGCGATCGCACTCAATCGGATTTACACTCCTATTCTGCGGCAACAAGTCTCCGAAATTGTCGATTTCTTCTTACCAATGGAAGCTTTGAGTTACAAAGCGGCGATTATTTCCATTGATAAAGCATATCCGGGACAAGCGCGACGGGCGGCTTTGGCTTTTTGGAGTGCCTTACCCCAATTTACCTACACCAAATTTGTAATTGTTGTAGATAAAGATATCAATATTCGTGACCCGCGTCAAGTCGTGTGGGCGATTAGTTCCAAAGTTGACCCCAGTCGGGATGTATTTATTTTGCCGAATACACCCTTTGATACCTTAGATTTTGCTAGTGAGAAAATTGGTTTAGGTGGAAGGATGGGAATTGATGCGACGACCAAGATTCCACCAGAAACAGACCACGAATGGGGTTCGCCCTTAGAATCAGATCCAGATATAGCCGCGATGGTAGACAAACGATGGGCTGAGTATGGTTTAGCCGATTTAAAGTTAGGAGAAGTCGATCCGAATTTGTTCGGTTACGATATGCGGTAG
- a CDS encoding WD40 repeat domain-containing protein yields MAFMAAIALPITVWQGLNIRAAHAVVEFTPDSRIKAAVTNPQLLYSFSGHQGNVESLAFSPNSQILASGGSKNDGIIELWNTGTGKRVARIRKAHKTGVKSLVISPDGQTLISCSSDNTINLWNLRNNKFSRSFVGHSSNVMSLAVSADSRVLVSGALDGIRMWDLLQQRPLATLVRFDNSIHTLAMSPDGQTLVSGDNKGVIKLWNLNTGELIREFTGHSRTVTTLAFTPDGSNFVTASRDRTIKVWNLNANQPVRTLTGHNNWVNAIAINRDGQTLASAGRDGVKLWNLTTGELVNTLMGHSDWVSAIAFSPDGQTLASGSFDGRVNIWAIAP; encoded by the coding sequence ATGGCATTTATGGCAGCGATCGCTCTGCCGATAACTGTCTGGCAAGGGTTAAACATTCGTGCTGCTCATGCTGTGGTGGAATTTACACCAGACTCTCGAATCAAAGCTGCGGTTACAAATCCCCAACTGCTTTACAGCTTCTCTGGACATCAAGGAAATGTTGAATCTTTAGCCTTTAGCCCTAATAGCCAAATTCTGGCCAGTGGTGGTTCTAAAAATGATGGCATAATCGAATTGTGGAATACCGGAACTGGTAAAAGAGTGGCGCGTATTAGGAAAGCGCATAAAACTGGGGTGAAGTCTTTGGTAATTTCCCCAGATGGACAAACTTTAATTAGCTGTAGCAGCGATAATACAATTAATCTTTGGAATCTGAGAAATAATAAGTTTAGCCGCTCTTTTGTGGGACATAGCAGTAATGTGATGTCTTTAGCTGTATCTGCCGATAGTCGAGTTCTCGTCAGTGGTGCTTTAGACGGTATTAGGATGTGGGATTTATTACAGCAACGCCCACTGGCGACTTTAGTCAGGTTTGATAATTCTATACATACACTAGCAATGAGTCCTGATGGTCAGACTTTAGTTAGTGGTGATAATAAGGGTGTGATTAAGCTGTGGAACTTGAATACTGGTGAATTAATCCGTGAATTTACTGGACATTCCCGGACAGTGACTACCCTCGCTTTCACGCCAGACGGGTCAAATTTCGTGACGGCTAGCCGCGATCGCACAATTAAAGTTTGGAATCTGAATGCTAACCAGCCAGTACGCACCCTCACAGGACACAATAATTGGGTGAATGCGATCGCCATCAATCGCGATGGACAAACCTTAGCCAGTGCCGGCAGAGATGGCGTAAAATTGTGGAATTTAACTACAGGAGAGTTAGTAAATACACTGATGGGACATTCAGACTGGGTAAGTGCGATCGCCTTTAGTCCTGATGGTCAAACCCTCGCCAGTGGTAGTTTTGATGGCAGAGTTAATATTTGGGCGATCGCACCTTGA
- a CDS encoding chlorophyll a/b-binding protein, with protein sequence MTQSQPTITPKLEDPKFGFNEYAERLNGRAAMIGFLLMVVIEYSTNQGVLSWLGLK encoded by the coding sequence ATGACACAATCACAACCAACAATTACTCCCAAATTAGAAGATCCTAAATTTGGTTTTAATGAATATGCTGAACGCTTAAACGGTCGAGCTGCAATGATTGGCTTTTTATTGATGGTAGTGATTGAGTATTCCACTAATCAAGGTGTGCTATCATGGCTAGGCCTGAAATAG
- the ald gene encoding alanine dehydrogenase, producing the protein MEIGVPRESKDQEFRVGLSPSSVRVLQENGHAIFVETKAGSGAGFTDDDYRESGAEIVSTPEKTWNRELVVKVKEPLTSEYKFLQQKQILFTYLHLAADRKLTEHLIDCGTCAIAYETVEQPGANKLPLLSPMSIIAGRLAVQFGARFLERQQGGRGVLLGGVPGVKAGKVVILGGGVVGTEAAKIAVGMGAAVQILDVSVERLSYLETLFGSRVELLYSNSAHIEAAIKEADLLIGAVLVPGRRAPILVSRELVKQMHPGSVIVDVAVDQGGCVETLHVTSHTNPVYVEEGVVHYGVPNMPGAVPWTATQALNNSTLPYVVQLANLGIKALEVNPALAKGLNVQNHRLVHPAVQEVFPDLVN; encoded by the coding sequence ATGGAAATCGGCGTTCCTAGAGAGTCTAAGGATCAGGAATTTCGGGTAGGGTTGAGTCCTTCTAGTGTGCGAGTGCTACAAGAAAATGGTCATGCCATTTTTGTTGAGACTAAAGCAGGTAGTGGTGCGGGATTTACAGACGATGATTATCGAGAGTCTGGGGCTGAAATTGTTTCCACACCGGAAAAAACTTGGAATCGGGAGTTAGTTGTCAAAGTCAAAGAACCTTTGACAAGTGAGTATAAATTTTTACAACAAAAGCAGATTTTATTCACTTATCTACATTTAGCGGCTGATCGGAAATTGACCGAGCATTTAATTGATTGTGGCACTTGTGCGATCGCCTACGAAACCGTAGAACAACCCGGTGCTAACAAACTACCACTGCTGAGTCCTATGAGCATTATTGCAGGTAGGCTAGCAGTACAATTTGGAGCCAGATTTCTAGAACGCCAGCAAGGTGGTAGAGGAGTTCTCTTAGGTGGTGTCCCTGGAGTCAAAGCCGGAAAAGTCGTCATCTTAGGCGGCGGCGTTGTCGGTACAGAAGCCGCTAAAATTGCTGTAGGCATGGGTGCTGCTGTGCAAATCTTAGATGTGAGTGTCGAGCGCTTATCTTACTTAGAAACCCTATTTGGTTCTAGAGTCGAACTACTTTACAGTAACTCTGCTCATATCGAAGCCGCTATCAAAGAAGCCGACTTACTAATTGGTGCAGTTTTAGTCCCAGGACGTAGAGCGCCCATATTAGTATCCCGTGAATTGGTCAAACAAATGCATCCCGGTTCAGTCATCGTAGATGTTGCAGTTGATCAAGGCGGTTGTGTGGAAACACTACACGTAACATCACATACTAATCCCGTATATGTTGAAGAAGGTGTAGTCCATTATGGTGTTCCTAATATGCCAGGTGCTGTACCTTGGACAGCAACACAAGCATTAAATAACAGTACGTTACCCTATGTTGTGCAGTTAGCAAATCTAGGTATCAAAGCATTAGAGGTTAACCCAGCATTAGCTAAAGGCTTGAATGTCCAAAATCATCGCTTAGTACATCCAGCTGTACAAGAGGTTTTCCCAGATTTAGTAAATTAA
- a CDS encoding DUF4276 family protein, translated as MILRKSCLEKSFPGCQFERKTPVRNKPGGKPNKVHSYGKTGKSLIEQIRRELPIAFKYEPNKCNLILVFDDLDCRNATEQQEKILAAILTIPESSNFKKIVGFAAPELEAWIIADWFNSVAKHPDFKGRHQRMCQWLSTEKNISFDTPESFSEYDSERDCCLEKLSQALVDSSVIDEFDSSSTRFSKGLHTPALLADIHPDVVQKKCPLFRELYNYLHDFCRSS; from the coding sequence ATGATTTTGCGTAAGTCCTGTTTAGAAAAAAGTTTTCCTGGATGCCAATTTGAAAGAAAAACCCCAGTTCGTAATAAACCTGGTGGTAAACCTAATAAGGTACATAGTTATGGCAAAACGGGTAAAAGTTTAATTGAACAAATTAGACGTGAATTACCTATTGCTTTCAAGTATGAACCCAATAAGTGTAATTTGATTTTAGTTTTTGACGATTTAGATTGTCGCAATGCTACTGAGCAACAAGAAAAAATATTAGCGGCAATATTAACAATACCAGAATCTAGTAATTTCAAAAAAATTGTGGGATTTGCTGCTCCTGAATTAGAAGCTTGGATTATCGCAGATTGGTTTAATTCAGTAGCCAAACATCCTGATTTTAAAGGCAGACACCAGCGTATGTGTCAGTGGTTGAGTACAGAGAAAAATATTTCTTTTGATACCCCAGAGTCATTTAGTGAGTATGATAGTGAAAGAGATTGTTGTCTAGAAAAATTATCACAGGCGCTAGTAGATTCTAGTGTTATAGATGAATTTGATAGCAGTTCAACCCGCTTTTCTAAAGGTTTACATACACCTGCGTTATTAGCTGATATACACCCCGATGTAGTTCAAAAGAAATGTCCCTTATTTCGGGAACTTTATAACTATCTCCATGATTTTTGTCGTTCTTCATGA
- a CDS encoding AAA family ATPase, whose translation MNQPLLRFLITKNYKNLSLEQVVELQKLNIFIGANNSGKSNFISCLKFLKSSLTKIPDENRGVSSFEDAISQCGGDRILDISVDSPARVRLAYCFEFPQNTQINTASKDSRILDIKIFVNKPNLKVSIGEEYLYNGVNLHDYNSSTPFYYYKFHDREFGKGAVSVYDEPGQTLRTHFEGLEDIPSNSLGLATIPKLLEHSQYPPENTPVYKVRRELIELVSQWQFYNANNMDLNEIRLSEPKIGGSDIYLSQSGDNLPLVLDNLIQQDIEFEESINIALKAILPKSRRLRPIRSGRLSLTLELYFQDIKEAFCLNELSDGTVRMLCWATILHSPILPSLLVIDEPELGLHVSWMPILAEWIKKAARKTQVIITTHSPDLLDHFTDCLENVFCFYSEDKMHFSIKTLSPEMLSEKLAEGWELGDLYRVGDPSIGGWPW comes from the coding sequence ATGAATCAACCTCTGCTGCGCTTTTTGATTACTAAAAATTATAAGAATCTATCTTTAGAACAAGTAGTTGAACTCCAGAAACTCAATATTTTTATAGGTGCAAATAATTCAGGTAAAAGCAATTTTATCAGTTGCTTAAAATTCTTAAAATCTAGCCTAACTAAAATTCCCGATGAAAATAGAGGTGTCAGTAGTTTTGAAGATGCTATATCTCAATGTGGCGGTGACAGAATTTTAGATATTAGTGTAGATAGTCCTGCGAGAGTAAGACTTGCATATTGTTTTGAATTTCCTCAAAATACCCAAATTAATACAGCTTCTAAAGATAGCAGAATCCTTGATATAAAAATTTTTGTGAATAAACCTAATCTCAAAGTTTCTATAGGAGAAGAGTATTTATATAATGGAGTCAATTTACATGATTACAATTCATCGACACCTTTTTATTATTATAAATTCCATGACAGAGAATTTGGCAAAGGCGCTGTTTCAGTTTATGATGAACCTGGTCAAACTTTAAGAACTCATTTTGAAGGTTTAGAAGATATACCAAGCAATTCTTTAGGACTTGCTACTATTCCCAAGCTACTTGAACATAGTCAATATCCTCCTGAAAATACACCTGTTTATAAAGTCAGAAGAGAATTAATTGAATTAGTTTCCCAGTGGCAATTTTATAATGCCAATAATATGGATTTGAATGAAATCCGGCTATCAGAACCAAAAATTGGAGGAAGTGATATTTACTTATCACAATCTGGAGATAATTTACCTTTAGTATTGGATAATTTAATTCAACAGGATATCGAATTTGAAGAAAGTATTAACATCGCATTAAAGGCTATATTACCGAAAAGCCGTCGTCTTCGACCCATACGTTCTGGTAGATTATCCCTAACTTTAGAATTATATTTTCAAGATATTAAAGAAGCATTTTGTCTAAATGAGTTATCAGATGGAACTGTAAGAATGTTGTGTTGGGCAACTATCTTACATTCGCCAATTTTACCATCATTGTTAGTAATTGATGAACCAGAATTAGGGTTACACGTATCATGGATGCCGATTTTAGCAGAATGGATTAAAAAAGCTGCCAGAAAAACACAAGTAATTATTACCACCCACAGCCCTGACCTTTTAGATCATTTCACAGATTGTTTAGAAAATGTTTTTTGTTTTTACTCAGAAGATAAAATGCATTTCTCCATAAAAACGCTTTCTCCTGAAATGCTGAGTGAAAAACTAGCAGAAGGATGGGAATTAGGTGATTTATACCGTGTTGGCGATCCCAGTATTGGAGGATGGCCGTGGTAG
- a CDS encoding cytochrome ubiquinol oxidase subunit I, translating into MEFLSDSVVLSRMQFAFTALFHMIWPVLTTGMGIYLVIVEGVWLKTRNPDYYLHARFWSKFYVLNFGIGVATGIPMEFQFGTNWGPFSEAVGNFFGSVIGFEASWAFMLEAAFLGIMLFGWERVNPAIHYLLTILVAFGANLSTLWILTANSWMQTPAGGAMVDGKFVVSDYFQAILNPFMVNSVLHMFFATLETSLFVIGGISAWYILKQRHQAFFTRSLKIALAAAIAVAPLQIYIGHLSGEQVYHYQPTKLAAMEAQWESSPAGQPADWSLLAIPNEKAQKNDWEITIPNALGYILEFKQNLSEPLRGLKEWKPEDRPHMVGLIYYAFRTMIAIGFFLAGLMLLSTLQWLRGKLSAENITQQRWLMRAWILAAPLGYIAIESGWIVRCVGRQPWTLYGQIRTVDAASNVPASNVLVSLSSFVTVYSLLFIAAIYFGSRIIRQGPNLDLPIPGVEITKPAIETSPGEFIPDERPVEAQQ; encoded by the coding sequence GTGGAATTTTTATCCGATTCAGTGGTGTTATCACGGATGCAGTTTGCATTCACGGCACTATTTCACATGATATGGCCTGTCCTGACCACAGGAATGGGGATTTATCTGGTCATAGTTGAAGGAGTATGGCTCAAAACTCGTAACCCTGATTACTACCTTCATGCTCGTTTTTGGTCAAAGTTTTACGTCCTCAACTTTGGGATTGGTGTAGCAACGGGTATCCCAATGGAATTTCAATTTGGTACGAATTGGGGACCTTTCTCGGAAGCTGTAGGTAACTTTTTTGGTAGCGTTATCGGTTTTGAGGCTTCTTGGGCATTTATGCTCGAAGCAGCATTTTTAGGTATTATGTTATTCGGCTGGGAACGCGTTAATCCCGCCATTCATTATCTTTTAACAATTTTGGTAGCTTTTGGCGCGAATTTATCAACTCTGTGGATTTTGACAGCAAATTCCTGGATGCAAACTCCCGCAGGTGGAGCAATGGTTGATGGTAAATTTGTTGTCAGTGATTACTTTCAGGCAATTTTAAATCCCTTCATGGTCAATAGTGTGCTGCATATGTTTTTTGCCACACTGGAAACTTCTTTATTTGTGATTGGTGGAATTAGTGCTTGGTATATTTTGAAGCAACGCCACCAAGCTTTTTTTACTCGGTCTTTAAAGATTGCTTTAGCAGCTGCGATCGCAGTCGCACCATTACAAATATACATCGGTCACTTAAGCGGCGAACAAGTTTATCACTATCAACCCACCAAACTCGCAGCAATGGAAGCCCAATGGGAATCTTCCCCAGCTGGACAACCTGCTGATTGGAGTTTGCTGGCTATACCCAACGAAAAAGCCCAGAAAAATGACTGGGAAATCACCATTCCCAATGCGTTGGGGTACATTCTGGAATTTAAGCAAAATCTTTCAGAACCGTTACGCGGTTTAAAAGAGTGGAAACCAGAAGACCGTCCCCACATGGTGGGTTTAATTTATTACGCCTTCCGCACCATGATCGCCATTGGCTTTTTCTTAGCCGGCTTAATGCTGTTAAGCACCCTACAATGGTTACGTGGTAAGCTCTCAGCCGAAAATATTACCCAGCAACGTTGGTTGATGCGAGCTTGGATACTAGCCGCACCTTTAGGATATATCGCCATAGAATCAGGCTGGATTGTGCGTTGTGTAGGTAGACAACCTTGGACACTTTACGGACAAATCCGCACAGTTGATGCTGCTTCTAATGTACCTGCTAGCAATGTTTTAGTTTCACTCAGTAGCTTTGTCACAGTGTACAGTTTGTTATTTATTGCAGCTATATATTTCGGTAGTCGGATTATTCGTCAAGGGCCAAATCTGGACTTACCAATCCCCGGAGTAGAAATTACTAAACCTGCAATAGAAACTTCTCCTGGAGAGTTTATACCCGATGAACGTCCTGTAGAAGCACAACAATAG
- the cydB gene encoding cytochrome d ubiquinol oxidase subunit II, with amino-acid sequence METLQYFLPQVWFVILALFLLLYVMLDGFDLGVGILSLTSSDEERRGILMTSLSNIWDANETWLVLLGGGLFGAFPLAYGTIFTALYIPLLVMVFGFIFRGVAFEFRELSNRKFFWNFAFGAGSFTAALGQGFALGAVLKGINVDEAGHFIGTTWDWLSIPSVLVALTLIQGYVLIGSTYLIWKTTGELQATHFKTAKIAAWTTLIGAVFITITTPIIYETARSRLFQQPLVYIFAIIPILGVLLIWQLLKSLNRCEERAPFVWTILLFVLTFLGLGLIVFPYIIPNQITIYEAAADPSSLVIMIIFIGFLIPVMLFYNLYQYIVFRGKVTGEQYGE; translated from the coding sequence ATGGAGACGCTCCAGTATTTTCTTCCTCAAGTATGGTTTGTAATTTTGGCTCTCTTCCTCTTGCTTTACGTGATGCTAGACGGATTTGATTTAGGAGTGGGGATATTATCTCTCACCTCCTCGGATGAGGAACGCCGGGGAATTTTAATGACCAGTTTAAGTAACATTTGGGATGCGAATGAAACATGGCTGGTTCTCTTAGGCGGCGGGCTTTTTGGTGCATTTCCCTTAGCTTATGGCACAATTTTTACTGCGTTATATATTCCCCTCCTAGTAATGGTGTTTGGGTTTATTTTTCGGGGTGTGGCTTTTGAATTTAGGGAGTTATCCAACCGCAAATTTTTCTGGAATTTTGCCTTTGGGGCTGGAAGTTTTACCGCCGCACTCGGTCAAGGTTTCGCTTTGGGGGCGGTACTCAAGGGAATTAATGTTGATGAAGCCGGACACTTTATTGGTACAACTTGGGACTGGTTGAGTATTCCCTCTGTGTTGGTGGCTTTAACGTTGATTCAAGGATATGTATTGATTGGCTCAACTTATCTTATCTGGAAAACTACGGGAGAATTACAAGCTACTCATTTTAAAACTGCCAAAATTGCAGCTTGGACAACTTTAATCGGTGCGGTTTTCATCACCATTACCACACCAATCATTTATGAAACTGCTAGATCCCGCTTATTTCAACAACCCCTAGTTTATATCTTTGCCATCATTCCTATTTTAGGAGTTTTGCTAATTTGGCAACTTCTGAAAAGTCTCAACCGGTGTGAAGAAAGAGCGCCTTTTGTGTGGACGATTCTTTTATTTGTGCTGACTTTTCTAGGTTTAGGATTAATTGTTTTCCCGTATATTATTCCTAATCAAATTACCATTTATGAGGCTGCTGCTGATCCGAGTTCGCTGGTAATCATGATTATTTTTATCGGGTTTTTGATTCCGGTGATGTTGTTTTACAACCTTTACCAGTACATTGTGTTTAGAGGTAAGGTGACTGGTGAGCAGTATGGCGAGTAA
- a CDS encoding daunorubicin resistance protein DrrA family ABC transporter ATP-binding protein has product MAPAVLIENLQKSYGAVVAVKDVSFQVEPGEIFGLLGPNGAGKTTTLRALCTLITPDAGKIEVSGISVIDNPRIARQKLGYVAQEVALDKVLTGKELLQLQAALYHIPRAVAKQRIDMVLDLLGLQEYANKKTGTYSGGLRKRLDLAAGLLHAPDVLVLDEPTVGLDIDSRIVVWDFLRQLRASGTTVLITSHYLEEIDALADRVAIIDRGVVIAAGTPSQLKDKVGGDRITLRIREFSPIEEAEKAKHLLQDLPFVQEVIINNAQGNSLNLVVTPQSDALITIQQSLNTVGLPTFGIAQSRPSLDDVYLAATGRTLLDAELAAVSTRDAKAEKKQNMR; this is encoded by the coding sequence ATGGCTCCCGCCGTTTTAATTGAAAATCTGCAAAAGAGCTACGGCGCAGTAGTTGCTGTCAAAGATGTATCCTTTCAGGTAGAACCAGGAGAAATCTTTGGTTTACTCGGCCCTAACGGGGCGGGGAAAACTACGACTCTACGCGCCTTATGTACTCTCATTACACCAGATGCTGGCAAAATCGAAGTATCTGGTATTTCCGTTATAGATAACCCCAGAATCGCCCGACAAAAGCTGGGCTATGTGGCGCAAGAAGTCGCATTAGATAAGGTGCTGACTGGTAAAGAACTACTGCAACTGCAAGCAGCGCTTTATCATATCCCCCGCGCGGTAGCCAAACAGCGTATTGATATGGTATTGGATTTGCTCGGTTTACAGGAATACGCGAACAAAAAAACCGGAACCTACTCAGGCGGTTTACGCAAGCGTCTAGACTTAGCGGCTGGTTTGCTTCATGCACCAGATGTTTTGGTGTTGGATGAGCCAACAGTGGGGCTTGACATAGATAGCCGTATTGTGGTATGGGATTTCTTGCGCCAGCTACGCGCCTCTGGCACAACAGTACTAATTACCAGCCATTATTTAGAAGAAATTGATGCTTTAGCTGATCGCGTGGCAATTATTGACCGTGGGGTGGTGATTGCGGCTGGTACACCTTCTCAATTAAAGGATAAAGTTGGAGGCGATCGCATCACTTTGCGAATCCGCGAATTTTCCCCCATTGAAGAAGCCGAAAAAGCCAAACACCTCTTGCAAGATTTACCCTTCGTGCAAGAAGTCATTATCAATAACGCTCAAGGTAATTCCCTCAACTTAGTGGTGACACCTCAAAGTGATGCCCTAATTACCATACAGCAATCCCTAAACACCGTCGGCTTGCCCACCTTTGGCATCGCCCAATCTCGCCCCAGCCTCGATGACGTTTACCTCGCCGCCACCGGACGCACCTTACTAGATGCAGAACTCGCCGCAGTCAGCACCCGCGATGCCAAAGCCGAGAAAAAGCAAAACATGAGGTAA
- a CDS encoding ABC transporter permease, with product MSVTPKSEMNWQQLASPELDVNAAPSFLGDLVQETLALTRRLFIQLQRRPSTLVAGIIQPVMWLVLFGALFQNAPKGLFGTTGNYGQFLAAGVIVFTAFAGALNAGLPVMFDREFGFLNRLLVAPLASRFSIVFASAIFIISQSLLQAAVIVAAAAFLGAGLPDAAGLGAIALIVFLLALGVTAISLGLAFTLPGHIELIAVIFVTNLPLLFASTALAPLSFMPQWLQIVATLNPLSFAIEPIRYLYLHSNWGLDSVVMTAPWGNVTFGGALLVLFGFALVALLSIQPRLRRTLA from the coding sequence ATGAGTGTTACTCCTAAAAGTGAAATGAATTGGCAGCAACTAGCATCACCAGAACTAGATGTGAATGCTGCACCCAGTTTTTTGGGTGACTTAGTACAAGAGACGCTGGCTTTAACTCGTCGCTTGTTTATTCAATTACAACGCCGTCCCTCAACCTTAGTCGCCGGAATTATTCAACCGGTAATGTGGTTAGTGCTATTTGGTGCTTTATTCCAAAATGCCCCCAAGGGTTTGTTTGGAACTACTGGAAATTACGGACAATTTTTAGCTGCTGGCGTAATTGTTTTTACAGCTTTTGCCGGGGCTTTGAATGCTGGTTTACCTGTGATGTTTGACCGGGAATTCGGCTTTTTAAACCGTTTGCTGGTAGCACCTTTAGCATCGCGGTTTTCCATAGTCTTCGCTTCCGCCATCTTTATTATTAGCCAAAGTTTGCTGCAAGCAGCCGTGATTGTGGCAGCAGCAGCCTTTTTAGGGGCGGGGCTACCGGATGCAGCAGGTTTAGGTGCGATCGCCTTAATTGTCTTCCTACTAGCATTGGGCGTAACTGCCATTTCTCTGGGCTTGGCTTTTACCTTACCCGGTCACATTGAATTAATTGCGGTAATTTTTGTAACTAACTTGCCACTTCTGTTTGCAAGTACCGCCTTGGCTCCTTTATCCTTTATGCCTCAGTGGTTGCAAATTGTCGCTACCCTCAATCCTCTTAGCTTTGCTATTGAACCAATTCGCTATCTTTATCTTCATAGCAATTGGGGGCTAGATAGTGTAGTGATGACAGCGCCTTGGGGTAATGTTACCTTTGGTGGAGCGCTGCTGGTGTTGTTTGGCTTTGCCCTTGTAGCTTTATTGAGCATTCAACCCCGACTGCGGCGGACTCTGGCGTAA
- a CDS encoding peroxiredoxin — translation MPLAVGTDAPAFTVKDTNGNTVSLSSFAGKTVVLYFYPKDDTPGCTKQACSFRDAQAQYSGKDVVVLGVSADDEAAHQAFTQKYNLNFPLLADTEKSLIKAYDVDGGGYAKRVTYVIDPNGKIVHVDASVNTTTHASDVLAALGL, via the coding sequence ATGCCTCTAGCAGTTGGTACAGATGCACCTGCATTTACCGTCAAAGACACTAACGGCAATACCGTTTCGTTATCTAGTTTCGCTGGGAAGACAGTTGTGTTGTATTTTTACCCCAAAGATGACACTCCAGGCTGCACCAAACAAGCTTGTAGCTTTCGGGATGCCCAAGCTCAATATTCAGGTAAAGATGTAGTAGTGCTGGGAGTCAGCGCGGATGATGAAGCTGCTCATCAGGCGTTCACTCAAAAATATAATCTAAATTTTCCTCTGTTGGCTGATACCGAGAAAAGTTTAATCAAAGCTTATGATGTTGATGGCGGTGGTTATGCCAAGCGTGTCACTTACGTAATTGACCCTAACGGCAAAATCGTTCATGTTGACGCTAGTGTAAATACCACTACTCATGCCAGTGATGTTTTAGCTGCACTTGGTCTGTAG